In a genomic window of Anoxybacter fermentans:
- a CDS encoding DUF502 domain-containing protein: MLRKIRNYFITGLIVLLPIVATVYIIFAIFSTLDRVVRPVIQIIFGREIYGLGVVLSLALIIFAGIFAKNVLGRRLIALSEWLMVRIPVVKQIYITVKQIIDTVFNQTTTTAFKQVVMIEYPRKGVYQLGFVTGHGIREVQERTGVEVMNIFIPTTPNPTSGMLVLVPKEDVIYLNITIEEGLKLILSGGVLVPDWKNRIKES; encoded by the coding sequence ATGCTTAGAAAAATTCGAAATTACTTTATTACAGGCTTAATTGTATTACTTCCTATAGTTGCAACCGTTTATATTATTTTTGCTATTTTTTCCACTCTCGATAGGGTAGTACGACCGGTAATTCAAATAATATTTGGGCGAGAGATTTATGGTCTGGGTGTGGTTTTAAGTCTGGCTCTGATTATCTTCGCCGGTATTTTTGCTAAAAATGTATTGGGACGAAGGTTGATTGCTTTAAGTGAATGGTTGATGGTAAGAATCCCTGTAGTGAAACAGATATATATCACAGTAAAGCAGATTATTGATACTGTCTTTAACCAGACTACAACTACTGCTTTTAAACAGGTGGTTATGATTGAGTATCCCCGTAAAGGGGTTTATCAGCTGGGGTTTGTTACTGGCCATGGAATTAGAGAAGTACAGGAAAGAACAGGGGTAGAAGTAATGAACATCTTTATACCTACAACTCCCAACCCAACATCCGGAATGTTAGTTTTAGTCCCAAAAGAGGATGTAATTTATCTTAATATAACCATTGAAGAAGGACTTAAGTTAATTTTATCAGGTGGTGTACTGGTTCCTGATTGGAAAAATAGAATTAAAGAAAGTTAG
- a CDS encoding hemolysin family protein: protein MKPIQFVELGFLGIFILLSGFFSGSETALMSLNKVKVRHDMLRGDERAAKVDKLIKSPVKLLTTILIGNNLVNIAGSALATTLALELFGIRGPWIATFGMTILVLVFGEITPKTFANQNSERVAYWSAPYLLFVSMFFNPLVNILIKITNITIRLLGGDPNKKQPFITEDEIIRFVNVGEKEGVIEEEEREMIHSIFEFDDTLVREVMVPRIDIIGVEENTPLAEAVDLIITKGHSRIPVFRKTIDNIVGVLYAKDLLKFVKEEFGNVTIKDLMRTAYFVPESKKVNQLLSELRNKRIHMAIVLDEYGGTAGIVTIEDLIEEIVGDIQDEYDVEDVDYHFISEKELVVDARMSVDELNDLLNLSLPAEDYDTLGGLVLSILGHVPVPGEVLEYDKLKITVKEMVGHRILKLHINILPFN from the coding sequence ATGAAACCAATTCAATTTGTTGAATTGGGGTTTTTGGGGATTTTTATCTTACTGTCTGGTTTTTTTTCCGGTTCAGAAACGGCTTTAATGTCACTAAACAAAGTTAAGGTCCGGCATGATATGCTAAGGGGAGATGAACGGGCCGCTAAAGTAGATAAGTTGATAAAAAGTCCGGTAAAGCTTCTGACTACTATTCTTATAGGAAATAATTTAGTTAATATTGCCGGCTCTGCCCTGGCCACTACTCTGGCTCTGGAACTCTTTGGCATTAGAGGGCCATGGATTGCTACTTTTGGGATGACTATTTTAGTTCTGGTTTTTGGTGAGATTACTCCCAAAACTTTTGCTAATCAAAATTCGGAGAGAGTAGCTTATTGGTCTGCACCTTATTTATTGTTTGTCTCTATGTTTTTTAATCCACTGGTTAATATTCTGATAAAAATTACCAATATCACCATCAGACTTTTAGGAGGTGACCCCAATAAAAAACAGCCGTTTATTACTGAAGATGAGATTATACGATTTGTAAATGTAGGAGAAAAGGAAGGGGTCATTGAAGAAGAAGAAAGAGAGATGATCCATTCTATCTTTGAATTTGATGATACACTTGTAAGAGAGGTAATGGTACCAAGAATTGATATTATTGGTGTTGAAGAGAATACACCTTTAGCAGAAGCAGTTGACTTAATTATTACAAAAGGGCATTCCAGAATTCCTGTTTTTCGTAAAACAATAGATAATATTGTTGGAGTGTTATATGCAAAGGATTTATTGAAATTTGTTAAAGAAGAATTTGGGAATGTAACTATTAAGGATTTGATGCGGACTGCATATTTTGTACCTGAAAGCAAAAAGGTAAATCAACTTTTATCTGAATTAAGAAATAAAAGGATACATATGGCTATTGTTTTAGATGAATATGGTGGAACTGCAGGGATTGTTACTATTGAAGATTTAATTGAGGAGATTGTTGGTGATATTCAGGATGAATATGATGTTGAAGATGTGGACTACCATTTTATTAGTGAAAAAGAACTGGTTGTAGATGCCCGAATGTCTGTAGATGAATTGAATGATCTTTTAAATTTATCATTACCGGCTGAGGATTATGATACTTTGGGTGGACTGGTTTTAAGCATTTTAGGGCATGTTCCCGTTCCAGGAGAGGTTTTAGAATATGATAAACTTAAAATTACTGTTAAGGAGATGGTAGGTCATCGAATTTTAAAATTACATATCAACATTTTACCATTTAATTGA
- a CDS encoding diacylglycerol kinase has protein sequence MEVRKLIDSFNYAITGLIYALRTQRNMRIHFILALIALFLSILFDVSKVELLILFFTISLVIITEMINTAVEAVVDLYTRRYHPLARIAKNVAAGAVLFAAINAIIVGYLIFVDDLTPVTLYLFNRIRQSPTHLTFVSLVVTIFVVILGKSWKGKGTPLRGGMPSGHSAIAFSLATAIALMSDNALIASLVLLMAFLVAQSRVESGIHSIFEVVTGGLIGILVTVLIFQFLK, from the coding sequence ATGGAAGTTAGAAAACTTATTGATAGCTTTAATTATGCCATTACTGGTTTAATTTATGCTTTAAGAACTCAGCGAAATATGCGAATTCATTTCATTTTAGCACTTATAGCATTATTTTTGAGTATTCTTTTTGATGTTTCTAAAGTGGAGCTTTTGATCCTCTTTTTTACCATCAGCCTGGTAATTATTACTGAAATGATTAATACAGCGGTAGAAGCTGTGGTGGATTTATATACCCGGCGTTACCATCCGTTGGCCCGGATTGCTAAAAATGTGGCTGCGGGAGCAGTTCTTTTTGCAGCAATTAATGCTATTATAGTGGGATATCTGATCTTTGTTGATGATTTGACTCCCGTTACACTATATCTTTTTAATCGAATTCGACAGTCACCAACCCATCTTACTTTTGTTTCCCTGGTGGTTACTATATTTGTTGTAATTCTAGGTAAATCATGGAAAGGAAAAGGTACGCCTTTAAGGGGAGGTATGCCCAGTGGGCATAGTGCTATTGCATTTTCTCTGGCTACAGCCATTGCTTTGATGTCTGACAATGCTTTGATTGCAAGCCTGGTATTGTTGATGGCTTTTTTAGTAGCTCAGAGTAGGGTTGAGAGTGGGATTCATTCCATATTTGAAGTGGTGACCGGCGGTTTAATTGGTATATTGGTTACTGTACTGATTTTTCAGTTTTTAAAATAA